The following proteins are encoded in a genomic region of Bernardetia sp. MNP-M8:
- a CDS encoding YihY/virulence factor BrkB family protein — MAHKFKFKDLGKLLKETFKEWNALDPFRESAVIAYYTVFSLPGLLIMVIKSAGALFGEEAVRGEITGQISGMIGQEAAEAVQEMIKNALSNQDSTFALVVGIGSLLFGATGVFVQLQKSFNNIWEVEPDTSGSGIMKLVTDRATSFGLIMVIAFLLLISLIVSTLISTLSDWMMNYLPDFMIYAMSAIEIVISLIIIGILFAFMFKTLPDREIQWKTVGIGGIVTAVLFTLGKEGLSLYFGIAEPASTYGVAGSVVLILLWVSYACLILFFGAEFTKVYARFYGHRTKVSKHAKSKEKLLDRRPTSL, encoded by the coding sequence ATGGCTCACAAATTCAAATTCAAAGATTTAGGAAAACTTCTCAAAGAAACCTTTAAAGAATGGAATGCCCTTGACCCTTTTCGTGAAAGTGCTGTAATTGCGTATTATACGGTTTTTTCTTTACCTGGTCTTCTGATTATGGTAATAAAATCAGCAGGTGCACTTTTTGGAGAAGAAGCTGTCAGAGGAGAAATTACAGGACAAATTTCTGGAATGATAGGACAAGAAGCAGCCGAAGCTGTACAAGAAATGATAAAAAATGCACTTAGTAATCAAGATTCTACTTTTGCTTTAGTAGTGGGAATTGGTTCACTCCTTTTTGGTGCAACAGGAGTTTTTGTTCAACTGCAAAAGTCATTTAATAATATTTGGGAAGTAGAACCTGATACAAGTGGCAGTGGAATAATGAAACTGGTTACAGATCGGGCTACTTCTTTTGGACTTATTATGGTAATTGCTTTTTTATTATTGATTTCACTTATCGTCTCTACGCTTATTTCTACACTTTCAGATTGGATGATGAATTACCTACCTGATTTTATGATTTATGCCATGAGTGCTATTGAAATAGTAATCTCACTTATTATAATAGGAATTTTATTTGCTTTTATGTTCAAAACACTTCCTGATAGAGAAATTCAGTGGAAAACTGTCGGCATTGGTGGAATTGTTACAGCAGTTTTATTTACATTGGGTAAAGAAGGATTAAGTCTTTATTTTGGAATTGCAGAGCCTGCTTCTACATATGGCGTAGCTGGTTCAGTTGTCTTAATTTTGCTTTGGGTTTCTTACGCTTGTTTAATTCTGTTTTTTGGAGCAGAATTTACAAAAGTATATGCTCGTTTTTATGGACATCGTACAAAGGTTTCCAAACATGCAAAAAGTAAAGAAAAACTTCTAGATCGACGACCTACCTCTTTATAA
- a CDS encoding DUF3822 family protein: MFQEDLIIRDEKFEVDQIGRYKLCFALTPTQCRLVVFDTKSDRCLCYERYTSDFYLETDEQFLEAFSSLVDTHSFASAGYWQKITLMMGGQEFTFVPDEYFRTEYALSYLRFNTTLDTSKTYVQFSEHQLASTNCLFSMPKMVSDWIEEKYPHQKTGITYVHQTAAFLEGLLLQENKANQVHALIEGNQLFVAVLEEQSLLFLNRFEFKNAEEVAYFILAVSDDIKINSQKLEVVLYGQSNKEGKIFQLLDRYAYVKFAERPAHLSFGYQFDQLESHEDFDLFSLYYVKTV; this comes from the coding sequence GTGTTCCAAGAAGATTTAATTATAAGAGATGAAAAGTTTGAAGTCGATCAAATAGGTAGATACAAACTTTGTTTTGCCCTTACGCCTACACAATGTCGTTTAGTGGTTTTTGATACAAAATCAGATCGTTGTCTGTGTTACGAACGATATACATCTGATTTTTATTTAGAAACCGATGAGCAGTTTTTAGAAGCCTTTAGCAGTTTGGTAGATACACATAGTTTTGCTTCGGCTGGATATTGGCAGAAAATTACACTTATGATGGGAGGACAAGAATTTACCTTTGTTCCAGATGAATATTTCAGAACAGAATATGCCCTTTCTTATTTGCGTTTCAATACTACTTTGGATACCTCAAAAACGTATGTACAGTTTAGTGAGCATCAGCTTGCCTCTACAAATTGTCTTTTTTCGATGCCAAAAATGGTTTCAGATTGGATAGAAGAAAAATATCCTCATCAAAAAACAGGAATTACGTATGTGCATCAAACGGCTGCTTTTTTGGAAGGACTTTTATTACAAGAAAATAAAGCGAATCAAGTTCATGCACTTATAGAAGGAAATCAACTTTTTGTAGCTGTTTTAGAGGAACAAAGTTTACTTTTCTTAAATCGTTTTGAGTTTAAAAATGCTGAAGAAGTTGCTTATTTTATTTTAGCTGTAAGTGATGATATAAAAATAAACTCTCAAAAACTAGAAGTTGTTCTTTATGGACAAAGTAATAAAGAAGGAAAGATTTTTCAGCTTTTAGATAGATACGCCTATGTAAAGTTTGCTGAGCGTCCTGCACATCTTAGTTTTGGGTATCAATTTGATCAACTAGAAAGTCACGAAGATTTTGATTTATTTAGTTTGTATTATGTCAAAACGGTTTAG
- a CDS encoding histidine phosphatase family protein encodes MKTSTPDKIIYIIRHGQTEYNRLGLVQGCGIDSDLNDVGRQQAELFFQKHGHTKFDKVYTSMLKRTHQSVQDFLNLEIAWEKLIGLNEVSWGDKEGRPVTKEENDAYFEMLKGWRNGELHLKVPKGESPLEVAERQREALEVILSRPHEKQVLVCMHGRAMRILLCQLMRQPISNMDDFEHSNLGLYILHYHYDTHSFELQLANDKSHLEEMNVSK; translated from the coding sequence ATGAAAACCTCTACTCCAGATAAAATTATTTATATTATTAGGCACGGACAAACTGAATACAACCGATTAGGTTTAGTACAAGGTTGTGGCATAGATTCAGATTTGAATGATGTCGGAAGACAACAAGCTGAACTATTTTTTCAAAAACATGGACATACAAAATTTGATAAAGTCTATACTTCAATGCTCAAACGAACACATCAAAGTGTACAAGATTTTTTAAATTTAGAAATAGCTTGGGAAAAACTTATCGGTCTCAATGAGGTGAGTTGGGGCGATAAAGAAGGAAGACCTGTTACAAAAGAAGAAAATGATGCCTATTTTGAAATGCTGAAAGGCTGGCGTAATGGAGAGCTACATCTAAAAGTACCAAAAGGAGAAAGTCCTCTTGAAGTAGCAGAAAGACAAAGAGAAGCCCTAGAGGTAATTCTTTCCCGTCCACACGAAAAACAAGTTTTGGTTTGTATGCACGGAAGAGCAATGAGAATATTACTCTGCCAACTTATGCGACAACCTATTTCGAATATGGATGACTTCGAACACTCCAACCTAGGTTTGTACATTTTGCATTATCATTATGATACGCATAGTTTTGAACTACAACTAGCTAATGATAAAAGCCACTTGGAAGAAATGAATGTTTCTAAATAA
- a CDS encoding HindIII family type II restriction endonuclease produces the protein MRKELIELVFKVAKEKNAFEQLENYVATISKKKLIENIIDVGILPEMFDHDSSEEKIWAKLSDIFLAQSLNYLGVKSEVLGARGNSADVLGRTKEYTLVADAKTFRLSRTAKNQKDFKVNALDTWRQTNNYALLVAPLAQYPSRKSQIYSQAVSKNVTLLSYTHLHFLLDFSNQKPLKSVLETGKRLSENSDLKLQDAIQYWEFIDRTIANSVNQPIEKIKQYRNLEIQKTKQIGLEGINYWNEKIKSFQNLSKEDAIKLLIKSEKIENKIKTIQKTINIEGI, from the coding sequence ATGCGTAAAGAATTAATAGAGTTAGTTTTCAAAGTTGCTAAAGAAAAGAATGCTTTTGAGCAGTTAGAAAATTATGTAGCTACTATTAGCAAGAAAAAACTAATTGAAAATATTATTGATGTTGGAATATTACCAGAAATGTTTGACCATGATAGTTCAGAAGAGAAAATTTGGGCTAAACTTTCAGATATTTTCTTGGCTCAATCACTCAATTATTTAGGAGTAAAATCTGAAGTTTTGGGTGCAAGAGGAAATTCGGCTGATGTTTTAGGAAGAACTAAAGAGTATACATTAGTAGCAGATGCAAAAACATTTAGATTAAGTAGAACTGCCAAAAATCAAAAAGATTTTAAAGTGAATGCTTTAGATACTTGGCGACAAACAAATAACTATGCTTTATTAGTTGCTCCTTTGGCTCAATATCCAAGCCGAAAAAGCCAAATATATTCTCAAGCTGTTTCTAAAAATGTAACCTTACTTTCATATACTCATTTACATTTTTTACTTGATTTTTCTAATCAAAAACCTTTAAAGTCTGTCTTAGAAACAGGAAAAAGACTTTCTGAAAATTCTGATTTGAAACTTCAAGATGCTATTCAGTACTGGGAATTTATTGATAGAACTATCGCTAATTCAGTAAATCAACCTATTGAAAAAATAAAACAGTATAGAAATTTAGAAATCCAAAAAACTAAACAAATTGGATTAGAAGGAATTAATTATTGGAATGAGAAAATAAAATCTTTTCAAAATTTATCAAAAGAAGATGCGATAAAATTATTAATCAAGTCTGAAAAAATAGAGAATAAAATTAAAACAATACAAAAAACTATTAATATAGAAGGTATTTAA
- a CDS encoding two-component regulator propeller domain-containing protein, with amino-acid sequence MNSFLSKTLLFFSSFIFIYLPCISFSQAQNPHFRTYTIQEGLPQSSVYSLLLDNQSKLWVGTQGGVASFNGQNFTTYTQKEGLGDNHVTTIYQDNQNQIWVGHRYTGISLKKGNTFINFAADTIKAVNSILRTQNDKLWVATNTGLFLVDAITGKLLSHHFKANFISQIFIENDEIFVVGTNGLHKLNTTNQIPTLDSLLSPFSLNSQAAGFSDAKFIDKNTFWVATGNELFKISLEKAQKPTVLEKYTVNEIPLLNGINLLKISNDKSIWVATNGGTIHIKDKKIETFTTQNGIAGSQVTTIEQDYEGQIWIGTHMGKGLSLFLGRYFEQIKQAEDEIVFATTTDNQGGVWTGTLSGLYRYTFTNEAQSNIATIEQINIFPNTSITSLYTDSRGLVWIGARGKLASYNPQTKQISDYSKLINGNPNAPIISINEDKANQIWISVFRQKCVRLTMQGQKAVSTQDFTTNEGLVSNVIWTLYKDKKGDLWFGSNDNGLSRYDGTKFHSLTKKEGLPHNRPAAITEDADGNLWFASIGGGIFKYDGKDFKVYTTKEGIGSDNPYLIVGDALGNIWIGTNDGLNRLNPKTNEVKKYSFKEGFTGMETNQNSVFRDKNDNLWFGTINGLMKCNPTLFEKNETPPPIFLENTQLFLRDTIQISNQELPYDKNYLTFNFIGISYKNPTDLRYQYRLTGLDTEWSPPTNANLATYTSLPYGKYNFEVRAINADGVVSKELATTSFVISPAFWNRLWFQILAGVCICFLVWGGHNLRMRKIQNDKLHLEKIVEIRTEEINAQKEEIVSYNDSLVERNAEIMQQKEEILAQRDDISLQAEQLSFIYLEADKQNKKISQSIRYAKRIQQAMLPSEKTLLRLLPNHFVYYQPKDVVSGDSYWIGKTKGKILIAGIDCTGHGVPGAIMAMAANSALTQIIEAEGEWQPHKVLSRLHTLIRQNLSQSESNIKDGMDIILCAFDSDEVENKQVYFAGAKRPFIYVQDKKLHSVKGDRHSIGGKEEDIEFTLHTLSSNSDTTFYLTSDGYQDQFGGKENKKIGRHNFYEMIKEVASQPLDKQKEYFADFMEKWQEEGNEEQIDDQLILGFKWS; translated from the coding sequence ATGAATTCTTTTTTATCAAAAACACTGCTATTTTTCAGTAGTTTTATTTTTATTTATTTACCCTGTATTTCTTTCTCACAGGCTCAAAATCCTCATTTTCGTACTTATACTATACAAGAAGGATTACCACAAAGCTCTGTTTATTCTCTTCTTTTAGATAATCAGTCTAAACTTTGGGTAGGAACACAAGGAGGAGTTGCTTCTTTCAATGGACAAAATTTTACTACCTACACACAAAAAGAAGGTTTAGGAGACAATCATGTAACCACAATTTATCAAGATAATCAAAATCAGATTTGGGTAGGACATCGCTACACAGGAATTTCTCTCAAAAAAGGTAATACATTTATCAATTTTGCAGCCGATACTATAAAAGCTGTAAATTCTATCCTACGAACGCAAAATGACAAACTTTGGGTAGCCACAAATACAGGTCTTTTTTTGGTAGATGCAATTACTGGAAAACTACTTTCTCATCATTTCAAAGCTAATTTTATTAGTCAGATTTTTATAGAAAATGATGAAATTTTTGTTGTGGGAACAAATGGATTACATAAATTAAATACCACTAACCAAATACCAACACTTGATTCTCTTCTTTCTCCTTTCAGTCTCAACTCACAAGCAGCAGGTTTTTCAGATGCCAAATTTATAGATAAAAATACGTTTTGGGTAGCCACAGGGAATGAATTGTTCAAAATTTCATTAGAAAAAGCACAGAAACCTACTGTTTTAGAAAAGTATACAGTCAATGAAATTCCTCTTTTGAATGGAATAAATTTACTTAAAATCTCAAATGATAAAAGCATTTGGGTAGCTACAAATGGAGGAACTATTCATATAAAAGACAAAAAAATAGAAACTTTTACTACTCAAAATGGAATTGCAGGGTCGCAAGTAACCACTATCGAACAAGACTACGAGGGACAAATTTGGATAGGCACACACATGGGAAAAGGACTTTCACTTTTTCTAGGACGTTACTTCGAACAAATCAAGCAAGCTGAAGACGAAATCGTTTTTGCAACCACAACAGATAATCAAGGAGGAGTTTGGACAGGAACACTTTCAGGTTTGTATCGCTATACATTTACAAATGAAGCTCAAAGTAATATTGCTACTATAGAACAGATAAATATTTTCCCCAACACTTCAATTACATCACTTTATACTGATTCAAGAGGTTTGGTTTGGATAGGTGCGAGAGGAAAATTGGCGAGTTACAATCCTCAAACCAAACAAATTTCTGATTATTCAAAATTGATAAATGGCAATCCAAATGCGCCTATTATTTCAATCAATGAAGATAAAGCTAATCAGATTTGGATTTCAGTTTTTAGACAAAAATGTGTTCGTTTAACTATGCAAGGACAAAAAGCTGTTTCTACTCAAGATTTTACAACCAATGAAGGACTTGTCAGTAATGTAATTTGGACTTTGTATAAAGATAAAAAAGGGGATTTATGGTTTGGAAGTAATGATAATGGACTTTCTCGCTATGATGGAACAAAATTTCATTCCCTTACCAAAAAAGAAGGTTTACCACACAATCGTCCTGCTGCCATTACCGAAGATGCAGACGGAAATTTGTGGTTTGCAAGTATTGGAGGTGGTATTTTCAAGTATGATGGAAAAGATTTTAAAGTTTATACAACGAAAGAGGGTATTGGTTCTGATAATCCTTATTTAATTGTTGGAGATGCTTTGGGAAATATTTGGATAGGAACAAATGATGGCTTAAATCGCTTGAACCCAAAAACAAATGAAGTAAAAAAATATAGCTTTAAGGAAGGTTTTACAGGAATGGAAACGAATCAGAATTCAGTTTTTAGAGATAAAAATGATAATCTTTGGTTTGGAACAATCAATGGACTTATGAAATGTAATCCTACTTTATTTGAAAAAAATGAAACTCCTCCACCTATTTTTTTAGAAAACACACAGTTATTTTTGAGAGATACCATTCAAATTAGTAATCAAGAATTACCTTATGATAAAAATTATCTGACTTTTAATTTTATAGGAATTAGCTACAAGAATCCAACTGATTTGCGTTATCAATATCGTTTGACTGGATTAGATACAGAATGGTCGCCTCCAACAAACGCAAATTTGGCTACTTATACAAGCCTTCCCTATGGAAAATATAACTTTGAAGTTCGTGCCATCAATGCTGATGGTGTAGTTTCTAAAGAGCTGGCAACTACTTCATTTGTAATCAGTCCTGCTTTTTGGAATCGCCTGTGGTTTCAGATTTTAGCTGGAGTTTGTATTTGTTTTTTAGTTTGGGGAGGTCATAATTTGCGTATGCGAAAAATTCAGAATGACAAACTGCATTTAGAAAAAATTGTAGAAATTCGTACCGAAGAAATCAATGCTCAAAAAGAAGAAATTGTATCTTATAATGATTCTTTAGTAGAAAGAAATGCTGAAATTATGCAGCAAAAAGAAGAAATTTTGGCGCAACGAGATGATATTAGTTTACAAGCCGAACAGCTTTCGTTCATTTATTTAGAAGCTGATAAACAGAATAAAAAAATTAGTCAGAGTATTCGTTATGCAAAGCGAATCCAACAAGCAATGTTGCCTTCTGAAAAAACTTTGTTGCGTCTTTTACCCAATCATTTTGTGTATTATCAGCCAAAAGATGTTGTGAGTGGTGATTCGTATTGGATAGGAAAAACAAAAGGCAAGATACTTATTGCAGGAATTGACTGTACAGGACACGGCGTTCCAGGGGCAATTATGGCAATGGCTGCCAACTCTGCACTCACTCAAATCATTGAAGCAGAGGGAGAATGGCAACCTCACAAAGTTTTGAGTAGATTACATACACTTATTCGTCAGAATTTATCACAATCTGAAAGTAATATCAAAGATGGAATGGATATTATTTTGTGTGCTTTTGATAGTGATGAAGTTGAAAACAAACAAGTTTATTTTGCAGGTGCAAAACGTCCTTTTATTTATGTTCAAGATAAAAAACTTCATTCTGTAAAAGGCGACCGTCATTCTATTGGAGGAAAAGAAGAAGATATAGAATTTACATTGCATACTTTATCTTCAAATTCGGATACAACTTTTTATCTTACTTCTGATGGCTATCAAGACCAATTTGGAGGAAAAGAGAATAAAAAAATAGGAAGACACAATTTTTATGAAATGATTAAAGAAGTAGCTTCTCAACCTTTAGACAAACAGAAAGAATATTTTGCCGATTTTATGGAAAAATGGCAAGAAGAAGGAAATGAAGAGCAAATTGATGACCAACTTATTTTAGGGTTTAAGTGGAGTTAA
- a CDS encoding ThiF family adenylyltransferase: MAKFEVTNISSTEDSFFDRQERIDWWEQDKLKNATVLVVGAGAIGNETLKNLALLGVGNILITDFDDISKSNLSRTVLFRKGDQGKRKAQTAAERIKEMALSDDFKVNYFEGDVVWELGTGVYRHVDIVLGCLDNIETRIAVNKQCYLAGTPWIDAGIYELGLRINFYKPPHAPCYQCSLSPNQWQAARERYSCDDFKKQVVSEGKIPTVQIASALVGALQVQEAIKFLCGQEVPVGKQIYYQGKTNDFDVFDMPDNPDCWAHQASYDEIISLDLNTDILLKDFLKEISKPENSGEGATLDFRGDRTFVKNMSCRTCQKQIEFYRPSFRIFDYESHCEECRSEGKNEEDKQTPAPKQTIGQFNLETTEERLLNFSLTELGVPILHVVAVQDTDGKHKYYELTGDKKKLFS; this comes from the coding sequence ATGGCAAAATTTGAAGTAACCAACATCTCATCAACAGAAGACAGCTTTTTTGACCGTCAAGAAAGAATAGATTGGTGGGAACAAGATAAACTAAAAAATGCTACTGTTTTGGTAGTGGGTGCTGGTGCAATCGGTAACGAAACACTCAAAAATTTGGCTCTTTTAGGAGTTGGAAATATTCTGATTACCGATTTTGATGATATTTCAAAGTCTAATTTAAGTCGAACAGTTTTATTCAGAAAAGGAGACCAAGGAAAACGAAAAGCACAAACAGCAGCTGAAAGAATTAAAGAAATGGCTCTTTCAGATGATTTTAAAGTAAATTATTTTGAGGGTGATGTTGTTTGGGAACTTGGAACTGGCGTTTATAGACACGTAGATATAGTTTTGGGTTGTTTGGATAATATCGAAACCAGAATTGCTGTAAACAAACAATGTTATTTGGCAGGCACGCCTTGGATTGATGCAGGAATTTATGAATTAGGTTTGAGAATTAATTTTTATAAACCTCCTCATGCGCCTTGTTATCAGTGTAGTTTGTCACCCAATCAATGGCAGGCTGCTAGAGAGCGTTATTCATGTGATGATTTTAAAAAACAAGTAGTTAGTGAAGGAAAAATCCCTACAGTTCAGATTGCCTCTGCTTTGGTGGGTGCGTTGCAAGTGCAGGAAGCGATAAAATTCCTTTGTGGACAAGAAGTTCCTGTCGGAAAACAAATCTATTATCAAGGAAAAACAAATGATTTTGATGTTTTTGATATGCCAGATAATCCAGATTGTTGGGCGCATCAAGCGAGTTATGATGAAATTATTTCTTTAGATTTGAATACAGATATTTTACTTAAAGATTTCTTAAAAGAAATTTCTAAACCAGAAAATTCAGGCGAAGGAGCAACATTAGATTTTAGAGGAGATAGAACATTTGTAAAGAATATGTCGTGCCGAACTTGCCAAAAACAAATTGAATTTTACCGTCCTTCTTTCCGTATTTTTGATTACGAAAGTCATTGCGAAGAGTGTAGAAGTGAAGGAAAAAATGAAGAAGACAAACAAACTCCTGCACCAAAACAAACTATTGGACAGTTCAATTTAGAAACAACAGAAGAAAGACTACTTAATTTTTCACTAACAGAACTAGGTGTTCCTATTTTGCATGTCGTGGCAGTTCAAGATACAGATGGAAAACATAAATATTATGAACTTACTGGAGATAAAAAGAAATTATTTAGTTAG
- a CDS encoding macro domain-containing protein, with translation MKFYFVDTNEKVTAAWEKVFQDVENVIVKNDSIFNYPSDVIVSPANSFGFMNGGIDFAISKNLGWHIEKRLQKVIREKYFGELLVGQAEIIPTDHTDFPYLISAPTMRTPMTIHRSPNVYLSMKAILTLLNYGKFENGDLIKERIKTVALSGLGTGVGQVPALLCARSMRIAWEDVMNEKFKTEKGWEELRSNYAYFFTHHDRDITYNIP, from the coding sequence ATGAAATTTTATTTTGTAGATACAAACGAGAAAGTTACTGCTGCTTGGGAAAAAGTTTTTCAAGATGTAGAAAATGTAATTGTCAAGAACGATTCTATTTTTAATTATCCTTCTGATGTTATTGTAAGTCCTGCTAATAGTTTTGGATTTATGAATGGAGGAATTGATTTTGCTATTTCTAAAAATTTGGGTTGGCATATTGAAAAAAGACTTCAAAAAGTAATTAGAGAAAAATATTTTGGAGAACTATTAGTTGGTCAAGCTGAAATTATTCCCACAGACCATACCGATTTCCCTTATTTGATTTCTGCTCCGACTATGCGAACTCCCATGACAATTCATAGAAGTCCGAACGTATATTTGAGTATGAAGGCAATTTTGACACTCTTAAATTATGGGAAATTTGAAAATGGAGATCTTATAAAAGAGAGAATCAAAACGGTTGCTCTTTCAGGCTTGGGAACTGGTGTTGGACAAGTCCCAGCATTGCTTTGTGCTAGAAGTATGAGAATAGCTTGGGAGGACGTAATGAATGAAAAATTCAAAACTGAAAAAGGATGGGAAGAATTACGCTCAAATTATGCGTATTTCTTTACACACCACGACAGAGATATAACTTACAATATTCCTTAA
- a CDS encoding site-specific DNA-methyltransferase translates to MNKDYLNTITNGDCIEHLKHLETESIDLFLSDIPYGINLDEWDVLHKNTNSALLGESPAQKGKTGFKRRGKPINGWSSADRNSGKEYQEWCESWSSLIFPIMKEGASVFVFGARRTLHRAINAFEDSGFLLKDVLAWKKPSAHHRAQRLSGILEKRGLKEDAEKWKGWRLGNLAPIYEPIAWFFKPYKITITDNILKNDVGALNIAECKINGTSPTNLLEFGFESVYDENKFHEAQKPVALLEFLITLTTTENQIVLDPFMGSGTTAVAAKKLNRNFIGFEIDKNYTLLANQRIENVIQKNDTKAYSTKKIENGNLNLFYKS, encoded by the coding sequence ATGAATAAAGATTATCTAAATACAATTACAAATGGGGATTGTATAGAACATTTAAAGCATTTAGAAACTGAAAGTATAGATTTGTTTCTTTCGGATATTCCGTATGGAATAAATTTAGATGAATGGGACGTTTTACATAAAAATACAAATTCGGCACTTTTAGGAGAGTCGCCAGCACAAAAAGGAAAAACAGGATTTAAACGTAGAGGAAAACCAATAAATGGTTGGAGTTCAGCAGACAGAAATAGTGGAAAAGAATATCAAGAATGGTGTGAAAGCTGGTCATCACTTATTTTCCCCATTATGAAAGAAGGGGCATCAGTTTTTGTTTTTGGTGCAAGAAGAACATTACACCGAGCTATAAATGCCTTTGAAGATAGTGGTTTTTTATTGAAAGATGTTTTGGCTTGGAAAAAGCCTTCAGCTCATCATAGAGCGCAACGTCTTTCAGGAATTTTGGAGAAACGTGGTTTAAAAGAAGATGCAGAAAAATGGAAAGGGTGGCGTTTGGGAAATCTTGCGCCTATTTATGAACCTATTGCGTGGTTTTTTAAGCCTTATAAAATTACAATTACAGATAATATTCTAAAAAATGACGTCGGAGCTTTAAATATTGCAGAATGCAAAATAAATGGAACAAGTCCGACAAATTTGTTAGAATTTGGCTTTGAGTCTGTTTACGATGAAAATAAATTTCATGAAGCACAAAAACCTGTTGCTTTACTAGAGTTTTTGATAACACTTACAACGACAGAAAATCAAATTGTTCTTGACCCTTTTATGGGAAGTGGAACAACAGCAGTAGCAGCCAAAAAATTAAATAGAAACTTTATTGGTTTTGAAATCGATAAAAATTATACTTTATTAGCAAATCAAAGAATAGAAAATGTAATTCAGAAAAATGATACAAAAGCCTATTCGACCAAAAAAATAGAAAACGGAAATCTGAATTTATTTTATAAATCATAA
- a CDS encoding DUF2520 domain-containing protein gives MKTIFIGAGNVAWHLAVLFSKKQEIKINHIWSRNRENAESLKQKLTEIDNLNKDIEISHSVQQLDFSKIDADLAILSIADGAFERVLSKLILPKNCILVHTSGAQPMEMLKLANQNVLGEKIEKIGVFYPLQTFSKAKVVDFSSIPFCIEASEKEIEEKLTNLAKQFSTKVFQVSSKDRSILHVAAVFACNFSNYLWTISEQILKEKNLPFYMLKPLLEETLQKALEINPSNAQTGPAIRNDKKVIEKHLEMLKTMNKEMNLDDNFTQIYKLMTESIQKK, from the coding sequence TTGAAAACTATATTCATTGGTGCTGGAAATGTAGCTTGGCATTTGGCAGTATTATTTTCTAAAAAACAAGAGATAAAAATTAATCATATTTGGAGTAGAAACAGAGAAAATGCAGAATCATTAAAGCAAAAACTGACAGAAATAGATAATCTGAATAAAGATATAGAAATTAGTCATTCTGTTCAACAATTAGACTTTTCTAAAATAGATGCAGATTTAGCTATTTTGTCTATTGCAGATGGAGCTTTTGAACGTGTTTTATCAAAACTTATTCTTCCAAAAAACTGTATTTTGGTGCATACTTCGGGAGCGCAACCGATGGAAATGCTAAAACTAGCTAATCAAAATGTGTTAGGAGAAAAAATAGAAAAAATTGGTGTTTTTTATCCTTTACAAACTTTTAGTAAGGCAAAAGTAGTAGATTTTAGTTCTATTCCATTTTGTATAGAAGCAAGTGAGAAAGAAATTGAAGAAAAACTGACAAATTTAGCCAAACAGTTTTCAACAAAAGTATTTCAAGTTTCTTCAAAAGATAGAAGTATTTTGCATGTTGCTGCTGTCTTTGCATGTAATTTTTCTAATTATTTGTGGACAATCAGTGAGCAGATTTTGAAAGAAAAAAACCTTCCCTTTTATATGCTAAAACCTCTCTTGGAAGAAACACTTCAAAAAGCATTAGAAATAAATCCTTCCAATGCTCAAACAGGTCCTGCAATTAGAAATGATAAAAAGGTAATTGAAAAACATTTAGAAATGCTCAAAACAATGAATAAGGAAATGAATTTGGATGATAATTTTACTCAAATTTATAAACTCATGACAGAGAGTATTCAAAAAAAGTAA